One genomic region from Sphingobacterium sp. UGAL515B_05 encodes:
- a CDS encoding helix-turn-helix domain-containing protein: protein MNRPQIHFLSIILLFLCELLFAQQEKLSDFYLIQRQYENLPENDAAALPLVGKLIRKAKLENNNTQLFLGYKDARYYSVDPQVKLKYADSAIYVAKAIKNDSLLSSAYLSKGVVYYFYLKKYKLALNEYLKAFEKNKSNKDPYYRNKLNYHMGVVKSYIGYYREALNDFEEGRAFFEGEIKKYQHPNLMYGNQRGYLNTIHQMVVCYRKLDDYKKADSLIGVGLAGSSKNADYKQEHSYFLKEEGIRGFRNKHYGNAVKMLNSSLSELIKVNDFAWLTVSYSYLGRANLEQGNKGAAVRDFEKIDSIFVKHNFILPEVRHIYVDLIDYYADQKDTTKSLYYTKQLIKVDKILEEDFVYLSSKIHHEYDADKLLQEKDKLQRLSWIRGTVYMIVLFIFSFGAFYLLLRVRSRRTVMGRNSILGINLAGGTLNLPGEGVFRMRTYKKTDIGNSIVEDVLNKLSDFEANHDYLMEHVKLKSMAKSFGVNHNYLSEIIQAHKGVNFHLYLCELRIKYITEKLDTDPEYHKFTSDALAKKCGISSRTNFSKVFMQVTGMNFTQYLNKVKSEMDTAAISLNE from the coding sequence ATGAACCGCCCACAAATTCATTTTTTATCAATCATATTACTTTTTCTGTGCGAATTGCTGTTTGCCCAGCAAGAAAAGCTGAGCGATTTTTATCTCATTCAGCGTCAATATGAGAACCTTCCAGAAAATGATGCAGCTGCACTTCCGCTAGTAGGAAAGCTTATCCGCAAGGCAAAACTTGAAAATAATAATACGCAGCTCTTTTTAGGCTATAAAGATGCCCGCTATTATTCGGTTGATCCGCAGGTCAAACTGAAATATGCGGACAGTGCGATCTATGTTGCAAAGGCAATTAAGAACGATAGCTTATTGAGCAGTGCATATCTGAGCAAAGGAGTGGTTTATTATTTCTATCTTAAAAAATATAAGCTTGCCCTGAATGAATATTTAAAAGCTTTTGAAAAGAATAAAAGCAATAAAGATCCATATTATAGAAACAAGCTGAATTATCATATGGGTGTTGTTAAAAGCTATATCGGTTATTACAGGGAAGCACTTAATGATTTTGAGGAGGGAAGAGCATTTTTTGAAGGTGAGATCAAGAAGTATCAGCATCCAAATTTGATGTACGGAAATCAAAGAGGGTACTTGAATACGATCCATCAAATGGTCGTCTGTTACCGCAAACTGGACGATTATAAAAAGGCTGACTCTCTGATTGGGGTAGGGCTTGCCGGATCATCGAAAAATGCGGATTACAAGCAGGAACATAGTTATTTCCTCAAAGAGGAGGGTATCCGCGGATTTCGGAACAAACATTATGGCAATGCGGTCAAAATGTTGAACAGTTCTTTATCAGAACTGATCAAGGTGAATGACTTTGCATGGTTAACGGTATCGTATTCCTACCTTGGCAGAGCCAATTTGGAGCAGGGGAATAAAGGAGCAGCGGTCAGGGATTTTGAAAAGATAGATTCAATTTTTGTAAAGCATAATTTTATTCTGCCGGAAGTAAGACATATATATGTTGATCTGATAGATTATTATGCTGATCAAAAAGATACTACGAAATCATTATACTATACTAAACAGCTTATTAAGGTCGATAAAATTCTTGAAGAAGATTTCGTTTACCTCTCTTCAAAGATCCATCATGAATATGATGCAGATAAACTTTTACAGGAGAAGGATAAATTACAGCGGCTATCCTGGATTAGAGGGACCGTTTATATGATCGTACTATTTATTTTTTCTTTTGGAGCGTTTTATCTGCTTTTGAGGGTGAGATCCAGAAGGACAGTTATGGGTCGTAATAGCATTTTAGGGATAAACCTTGCAGGAGGAACGTTGAATTTGCCCGGTGAAGGGGTATTCAGGATGCGAACATACAAGAAAACGGATATAGGTAATAGTATTGTTGAGGACGTTCTTAACAAACTGAGCGATTTTGAAGCAAATCATGACTATCTTATGGAGCACGTGAAGCTTAAATCAATGGCCAAAAGTTTTGGTGTAAACCACAATTATCTATCCGAAATCATTCAGGCACATAAGGGAGTGAATTTTCATCTATACCTCTGCGAGTTACGGATTAAATATATTACTGAAAAACTTGATACCGATCCTGAATATCATAAATTTACCAGTGATGCACTGGCAAAAAAGTGCGGAATTTCATCACGGACTAATTTTTCAAAAGTATTTATGCAGGTCACAGGAATGAATTTTACACAATATCTAAACAAAGTAAAATCAGAAATGGATACTGCTGCTATATCTTTAAATGAATAA
- a CDS encoding type VI secretion system Vgr family protein, with protein MFQKDMDHIDSSAVGGESNKPTVNITQEMAEKNTFFDKPIQKNEKSLTKGKLWKDQPTSKIYNANAIVENEVTGLNRLVKLEIVVEGTSIRFFKHFKLVQSAIKHHTFELTLAHDTLGEAENHNLEEAQNFLGKRITVVFRYKDVQQSPERNFVGVVTEVGFSQDQGSLGNIVLIGESPTILLDAAPHTQSFGGGQEISLNSIAQQVISEGLDPSKFDFRVDASFGNISYSSQYEETHYNYLARVAEAYGEQFFYDGEVLHFGKLPPAENPVKLVYGKNLSDVRIRMKAQHVKPSFYGYNSRKNEKLTGGIPAIKHTSDIAQRAYEISVKTFKTPSLRVAPIKANSFLDVESSQKGTAGSKASEVFITTGISTVPFLYPGCTADMEMRKAESSETSYFTRLLLTEVVHEVDARGYYSGRFEAIAADSGYIPRPEFIVPKAEPQFGKVVSNSDPLNQGRVKVQFDWQQGKDSSEFIRVMSPDAGSSEDVKTNRGFMSVPEVGDQVMVNFVYQHPDRPFVMGGLFHGGSGAGGGSGNNIMSFSGRSGAELKYDNGAGSMNLKDKGGANMHFDGTGNATTDANLNHVVNAGSTSSINVGAKENNPAASIFDMDDQGNISFKGKKSLTITIGNSSLKMKEDGTISLTGKDITVTGSNNLAINATPSEKGGGSGTIDITSKGGDITISNDKNINVKGGIEVKLT; from the coding sequence ATGTTTCAGAAAGATATGGATCATATAGATTCCTCAGCAGTTGGAGGAGAAAGTAACAAACCAACTGTTAATATTACACAAGAAATGGCCGAAAAGAATACTTTCTTTGACAAGCCTATACAGAAGAATGAAAAGTCCCTAACGAAAGGGAAACTCTGGAAAGACCAGCCGACTTCAAAAATTTATAATGCAAATGCAATTGTTGAAAATGAAGTGACGGGACTGAATCGCTTGGTAAAGCTTGAAATTGTTGTTGAGGGTACTTCCATTCGGTTTTTTAAGCATTTTAAGCTTGTACAGAGCGCTATAAAGCATCATACATTTGAGCTGACCTTAGCACATGACACCTTGGGAGAGGCTGAAAATCACAATTTGGAAGAGGCACAAAATTTCCTAGGAAAGCGGATTACTGTTGTGTTCAGATATAAGGATGTACAGCAGAGCCCGGAGCGAAACTTTGTCGGCGTAGTGACCGAGGTAGGGTTCAGCCAAGATCAGGGAAGTCTGGGGAATATTGTGCTTATTGGGGAAAGTCCAACGATCTTATTGGATGCGGCACCGCATACCCAAAGTTTTGGCGGAGGACAGGAAATCAGTCTCAATAGCATTGCACAGCAAGTTATCAGCGAAGGTCTTGACCCGAGCAAATTTGATTTCAGGGTAGATGCAAGCTTTGGTAATATAAGCTATAGTTCGCAGTATGAAGAAACACATTACAATTATTTAGCACGGGTAGCGGAAGCTTATGGAGAACAGTTTTTCTATGATGGGGAGGTTCTACATTTCGGAAAGCTCCCACCTGCTGAAAATCCTGTAAAGCTGGTCTATGGCAAAAACCTGAGCGATGTAAGGATACGGATGAAAGCCCAACATGTGAAGCCTTCTTTCTACGGTTACAATAGCCGTAAAAATGAGAAACTGACAGGGGGAATTCCGGCTATCAAACACACCTCGGATATTGCGCAGAGAGCTTATGAAATTTCTGTAAAAACGTTTAAAACGCCTTCATTACGTGTAGCACCCATCAAAGCCAATTCCTTTTTGGATGTTGAATCGTCGCAGAAAGGAACTGCAGGGAGTAAGGCTTCTGAGGTGTTCATCACAACAGGAATATCCACTGTACCTTTTTTGTATCCGGGCTGTACTGCAGACATGGAAATGCGAAAAGCTGAAAGCAGTGAAACTTCATATTTTACACGATTGCTATTGACCGAAGTGGTACATGAAGTTGATGCAAGGGGGTATTACAGCGGAAGGTTCGAAGCTATTGCGGCCGATTCGGGTTACATTCCCCGACCGGAATTTATTGTCCCAAAGGCCGAACCACAATTTGGTAAGGTAGTTTCAAATAGCGATCCTTTAAATCAGGGAAGGGTTAAGGTTCAATTTGACTGGCAGCAGGGCAAGGATAGTTCAGAGTTTATTCGGGTCATGTCTCCGGATGCTGGCAGCAGTGAAGACGTGAAAACGAATAGGGGCTTTATGTCCGTTCCCGAGGTAGGGGATCAAGTTATGGTCAATTTTGTCTATCAGCATCCTGACCGACCATTTGTCATGGGAGGACTTTTTCACGGCGGGTCCGGAGCAGGTGGCGGATCTGGAAATAATATTATGTCATTCAGTGGAAGGAGCGGTGCTGAACTAAAATATGATAACGGTGCTGGTTCTATGAATCTAAAAGATAAGGGAGGTGCAAATATGCATTTTGACGGGACTGGCAATGCGACGACCGATGCAAACTTAAATCACGTGGTCAATGCTGGCAGTACGAGTTCAATAAATGTTGGAGCAAAAGAAAACAATCCAGCTGCGTCTATTTTTGATATGGACGACCAGGGAAATATCAGTTTTAAAGGAAAAAAGAGCCTGACAATTACGATTGGTAACAGTTCCTTAAAAATGAAAGAAGACGGTACGATCAGTCTGACCGGAAAAGATATAACCGTAACGGGTAGCAATAATCTGGCAATAAATGCGACGCCATCCGAAAAGGGCGGCGGTTCCGGAACGATAGACATCACCTCCAAAGGTGGTGATATTACGATTAGTAATGACAAGAATATAAATGTAAAAGGTGGAATTGAGGTAAAACTTACATAA
- a CDS encoding MauE/DoxX family redox-associated membrane protein, producing MRIKNIISELIIFILILVWAYTFASKIFDFDTFNRQIKGAYLLSAGGAVLPYVLQAVHLGIVILLLNKKWRRLGLLTSLSVMILYTAYLIYILKFAPSIPCSCIAVFKGMNWNDQLYFNFIALAINTIGLITFSSLKRAPHDSVQTTYN from the coding sequence ATGAGAATTAAGAATATCATTTCAGAACTGATCATATTTATCCTCATTCTTGTATGGGCGTACACCTTCGCCAGTAAAATCTTTGATTTCGACACGTTCAATAGGCAAATTAAAGGTGCTTACCTGTTATCTGCAGGAGGAGCTGTCTTACCTTATGTTTTACAGGCTGTACACCTCGGGATTGTTATACTGCTGCTAAACAAGAAGTGGAGAAGATTGGGATTATTGACTTCCCTCTCTGTCATGATCCTTTATACTGCATACCTCATTTATATTTTAAAATTTGCACCGAGCATTCCATGCTCATGTATTGCAGTTTTTAAAGGTATGAACTGGAACGACCAACTGTATTTTAATTTCATTGCACTGGCAATTAATACTATTGGTCTGATCACTTTTTCATCGCTAAAGCGAGCCCCACACGATAGTGTTCAGACCACTTATAACTAA
- a CDS encoding TlpA disulfide reductase family protein, producing MKKFILIIYLSLIFFTSTGQVKTKITGFIPESIQSPADVEISVFYPFVIGQGRKIDYKTKTSKGNFTFEIELTEPVQIGGAINEKILFLPGTFSILVNPGDSLHILVPNAKKLGMMDLNFSGKGVDKIDFQKEIVKRKLALYKEDPAYRLQSISYKFATTDKKLNAIDSIYKNYKIDIKKRDKELIKANEYETVLDMLMLSAVNSKSDSVRTLFEKFVQKKNRFSPFLENINVYYSGLTILRDYILLSEYQNPSKDNAREMMNNDPVNYCRLILKHLSKYPAAKEYLLANTALNVFSDEQDSKNTDLIYRLYSDNVDHGSKFFKKVADSYQIVKTRLKRGMPFYSFSLPDSIGRIHKLTDFKGKVVILDFWFNGCGACRVLAPVMADLEKEYSGKEIQFISISIDSKKSLWLKGIGKYCSSSSLQLFTEGLETKHPLVEFLNPGGYPFLIVIDKNGNLIGPPPDPRGNSAEFKRFINQYL from the coding sequence ATGAAAAAATTTATTCTAATAATCTATTTGTCTCTTATATTTTTTACGTCAACGGGACAGGTCAAGACCAAAATCACTGGGTTTATACCAGAATCAATACAATCACCAGCCGATGTTGAGATAAGCGTCTTTTATCCTTTCGTTATTGGTCAAGGTCGTAAGATCGATTATAAAACAAAAACATCAAAAGGAAATTTTACATTTGAAATTGAATTAACAGAGCCAGTACAAATTGGAGGAGCGATAAACGAAAAAATCTTGTTTTTACCGGGAACCTTTTCAATTTTAGTAAACCCTGGAGATAGTTTACATATTTTAGTACCTAATGCTAAAAAACTGGGGATGATGGATCTGAATTTTTCCGGAAAGGGTGTCGACAAAATTGATTTTCAGAAAGAAATTGTAAAAAGAAAATTGGCACTGTATAAGGAAGATCCAGCATATCGTCTGCAATCAATAAGCTATAAGTTCGCTACTACGGACAAAAAATTGAACGCCATCGATTCGATCTATAAAAACTACAAAATTGACATTAAAAAAAGAGATAAGGAACTTATTAAAGCAAATGAGTATGAAACAGTATTGGATATGTTAATGCTTTCTGCCGTAAATAGCAAAAGCGATTCAGTCAGAACATTATTTGAAAAATTCGTACAGAAAAAAAATCGATTTAGTCCATTTTTAGAGAATATAAATGTTTATTATAGTGGATTAACTATACTTCGCGATTATATACTACTTTCAGAGTATCAAAATCCTAGCAAAGATAATGCTCGGGAAATGATGAATAATGACCCTGTTAATTATTGCCGGTTAATTCTTAAACATTTATCAAAATATCCTGCCGCAAAAGAATATCTCTTAGCTAATACTGCATTAAATGTTTTTTCGGATGAACAGGACAGTAAAAATACAGACTTGATATACAGATTGTACTCTGACAATGTCGATCATGGCTCTAAATTTTTCAAAAAAGTAGCTGATAGTTACCAGATCGTAAAAACAAGATTGAAGAGAGGAATGCCATTCTATTCGTTTTCATTACCTGATTCAATTGGGAGAATTCATAAACTGACCGATTTTAAAGGCAAAGTTGTAATTCTGGATTTTTGGTTTAATGGTTGTGGAGCATGTAGAGTGCTAGCTCCAGTTATGGCGGATTTAGAAAAAGAGTATTCTGGTAAGGAAATTCAATTTATATCAATAAGTATTGATAGTAAGAAGAGTTTATGGTTGAAAGGGATAGGTAAGTACTGTAGTAGCAGTTCTTTGCAACTTTTTACGGAGGGTCTTGAAACAAAACACCCATTAGTCGAATTTTTGAACCCTGGTGGTTATCCGTTTTTGATAGTGATTGATAAGAATGGTAATCTGATCGGGCCACCACCTGACCCGAGGGGGAATAGTGCCGAGTTCAAGAGATTCATCAACCAATATCTATAA
- a CDS encoding RagB/SusD family nutrient uptake outer membrane protein: protein MKKIIFNLLAFLATALTVSCSKQWLEEKQDIKLIVPTTLNDLDLLLNADLFQYDGRGGIETSCDDYEFTRDQFNQVYFGFDRDFIIWKKEKDYENLDLVQQNEWSCAYSQIQVCNVVLKRLSLIDRTDANRSDYDRIRGVALYHRAKQFLNMVMTFSKYYDKSTSSSDLGIPIKLDDDIDEMVRRESVEQTYQQILNDLKQSASALPTTQPDYTKVSKAGAFALLARTFLFMDNYEEAKSAADSSLKYNSFVEDFNLINDPTANNPLDIKSKEIHIRSLMVKSSSSPSLGRINTSLYNDYGSNDLRKSLFFKEEEDGKFTFRGEFLNNLFTGTTTGEVLLILSESNARLNDVQGAMDALNKLSSKRYKKEGFQNFTAQNANAALDLILKERRKELLTRGLRWQDLKRLNRDPKFSQTLIRKIGDETFTLPPNDPRYVLPIPQFVINFNHIEQNQY from the coding sequence ATGAAAAAGATAATTTTTAATTTGTTAGCATTTTTGGCGACTGCTTTGACAGTAAGTTGTTCAAAACAATGGCTTGAGGAAAAGCAAGATATTAAATTGATCGTTCCTACTACCTTGAACGATCTGGATCTTCTTTTAAATGCGGATTTATTTCAATATGACGGAAGAGGGGGAATAGAGACATCATGTGATGATTATGAATTTACAAGAGATCAGTTTAATCAAGTTTACTTTGGATTTGATCGTGATTTTATTATATGGAAAAAAGAAAAAGACTATGAGAACCTAGACCTTGTTCAACAGAATGAATGGAGTTGTGCTTACAGTCAGATTCAAGTTTGCAATGTAGTTTTGAAGAGACTTTCTTTGATTGATCGGACAGATGCGAACCGTTCTGATTATGACCGTATTCGGGGTGTAGCTCTTTATCATAGAGCAAAACAATTTCTCAATATGGTGATGACCTTTAGCAAGTATTATGACAAGAGTACATCAAGTAGTGATTTGGGAATACCTATAAAATTAGATGATGATATTGATGAGATGGTTCGGAGAGAATCAGTAGAACAAACTTATCAGCAAATTCTTAATGATCTAAAACAATCAGCAAGTGCTCTACCTACTACCCAACCTGATTATACAAAAGTATCAAAAGCAGGAGCATTCGCTCTTCTTGCCAGAACTTTTCTTTTTATGGATAATTATGAAGAAGCGAAAAGTGCTGCAGATTCATCATTAAAATATAACTCTTTTGTTGAAGATTTTAATTTAATAAATGATCCGACTGCTAATAATCCGTTGGATATTAAGTCGAAAGAGATTCATATAAGAAGTTTAATGGTTAAGTCATCAAGCAGTCCATCATTAGGACGTATTAATACATCTCTATATAATGACTATGGTAGTAACGATTTGCGAAAATCCCTATTCTTTAAGGAAGAGGAAGATGGAAAGTTTACTTTCCGCGGTGAGTTTTTGAATAACCTTTTCACTGGTACAACAACTGGTGAAGTCTTGCTAATTCTTTCAGAATCAAATGCAAGACTGAATGACGTTCAGGGTGCTATGGACGCATTAAACAAGCTTTCAAGTAAAAGATACAAAAAGGAAGGATTTCAAAATTTTACTGCTCAGAATGCCAATGCAGCGTTAGATCTCATTTTAAAAGAAAGAAGAAAAGAACTTCTGACAAGGGGACTTAGATGGCAAGATCTTAAAAGGCTCAATAGAGATCCGAAGTTTTCGCAAACGTTAATAAGAAAGATCGGCGATGAAACATTTACGTTACCTCCTAATGATCCAAGATACGTATTACCAATTCCTCAGTTTGTAATAAACTTCAATCATATTGAACAAAATCAATATTAA